Proteins encoded by one window of Vitis vinifera cultivar Pinot Noir 40024 chromosome 10, ASM3070453v1:
- the LOC100263534 gene encoding cationic amino acid transporter 1, which translates to MGVEPSEGVRRRGCSCSKDDFLPEESFKTWGNYGRALAEIPARLKDRLLTRSLDTTEMNEIKARSAHEMKKTLTWWDLMWFGIGAVIGAGIFVLTGIQARDVAGPAVVLSYVVSGISAMLSVFCYTEFAVEIPVAGGSFAYLRVELGDFMAFIAAGNILLEYVIGGAAVARSWTSYFATLCNHKPEDFRIIAHSLKEDYNQLDPIAVGVITIICLLAVFSTKGSSRFNYIASIFHVIVILFIIIAGLCKADTSNYTPFAPNGVRGIFKSSAVLFFAYIGFDAVSTMAEETKNPGRDIPIGLVGSMSITTLAYCLLAVTLCLMQKYTDIDKDAPFSVAFEAVGWNWAKYIVAAGALKGMTTVLLVSAVGQARYLTHIARTHMMPPWLAHVNSRTGTPVNATIVMLVATAIIAFFTDLGILSNLLSISTLFIFMLVAVGLLVRRYYVSNVTTPTNRNKLIVCLVLIIGSSIATATYWGLSETGWVGYVVTVPIWLLATVALWAFVPKAREPKLWGVPLVPWLPSASIAINIFLLGSIDKASFERFGIWTAVLMVYYFFFGLHASYDTAKESAKVTHETTQYKKVEEGAVTPSVDSSTGVNASNASTNP; encoded by the exons ATGGGTGTAGAGCCAAGTGAGGGAGTGAGGAGAAGGGGGTGTTCCTGCTCAAAAGACGATTTTCTCCCTGAGGAGTCCTTCAAGACTTGGGGGAACTATGGCAGGGCGCTGGCGGAGATTCCAGCCAGGCTGAAGGACCGACTGTTGACTCGGTCCCTGGACACGACCGAGATGAACGAGATCAAGGCTCGGAGCGCACACGAGATGAAGAAGACGCTGACTTGGTGGGATCTCATGTGGTTCGGGATCGGCGCCGTCATTGGCGCCGGAATATTCGTACTTACCGGAATCCAAGCCAGGGACGTCGCCGGGCCGGCGGTGGTGCTGTCGTACGTCGTTTCCGGCATCTCCGCCATGCTCTCCGTCTTCTGCTACACTGAGTTCGCGGTCGAAATCCCAGTTGCTG GTGGGTCGTTTGCCTACTTAAGAGTAGAGCTTGGTGACTTCATGGCCTTCATTGCTGCGGGCAACATCCTCCTCGAATACGTGATTGGTGGTGCTGCTGTTGCCCGTTCATGGACCTCCTACTTTGCCACCCTCTGCAACCACAAACCTGAAGATTTCCGAATCATAGCCCATAGTCTCAAAGAGGACTACAACCAACTTGACCCTATCGCCGTCGGTGTTATTACCATCATCTGCCTACTTGCTGTCTTCAGCACCAAGGGTTCTTCCCGCTTCAATTACATCGCATCCATTTTCCATGTTATCGTTATTCTCTTTATCATCATCGCCGGCCTTTGCAAAGCTGACACCAGCAACTATACCCCTTTCGCTCCTAACGGCGTCCGCGGTATTTTCAAATCCTCTGCAGTTCTCTTCTTTGCTTACATTGGGTTTGATGCCGTCTCCACCATGGCCGAAGAGACCAAGAATCCTGGTCGTGATATCCCAATAGGGCTTGTAGGTTCAATGTCGATCACTACATTGGCTTACTGTCTGCTGGCTGTCACACTCTGTCTCATGCAAAAATACACTGATATTGATAAGGATGCCCCATTTTCTGTGGCATTCGAGGCCGTAGGTTGGAACTGGGCTAAATATATTGTAGCTGCAGGAGCCCTCAAAGGCATGACCACCGTTTTGCTAGTGAGTGCGGTGGGTCAGGCTCGGTATCTAACTCACATTGCGAGGACCCACATGATGCCCCCATGGCTAGCCCACGTGAATTCAAGAACTGGGACGCCGGTGAATGCAACTATTGTGATGCTTGTGGCCACTGcaatcattgccttcttcacaGATCTTGGTATTCTCTCCAACCTCCTCTCCATCTCCACACTTTTCATCTTCATGCTTGTGGCTGTTGGGCTTCTGGTGAGACGCTACTATGTCAGCAATGTGACCACACCTACAAATCGCAACAAGCTTATCGTGTGCCTGGTGCTTATAATCGGGTCTTCAATTGCCACCGCTACTTACTGGGGTCTTAGTGAGACTGGGTGGGTTGGATACGTAGTAACAGTTCCCATTTGGCTGCTAGCGACTGTGGCACTCTGGGCATTTGTTCCAAAAGCAAGGGAGCCTAAACTTTGGGGTGTCCCACTGGTTCCATGGCTGCCATCAGCATCCATTGCCATCAACATTTTCCTTCTGGGATCAATAGATAAAGCATCGTTTGAAAGGTTTGGAATATGGACAGCAGTTCTCATGGTTTACTATTTCTTCTTTGGATTGCACGCGTCATATGACACGGCCAAGGAGTCTGCTAAGGTGACTCACGAAACCACGCAGTATAAGAAGGTGGAGGAGGGGGCTGTGACACCCTCAGTGGACTCTAGCACAGGTGTAAATGCTAGCAATGCTTCTACAAATCCTTAG
- the LOC104880524 gene encoding leucine-rich repeat receptor protein kinase MSP1 — translation MATISLGDYLVIWESFSWLRWNCQKNKFSGKIPDQLWESKTLMEILLSNNLLAGQLPAALAKVLTLQRLQWDNNFFEGTIPSNIGELKNLTNLSLHGNQLTGEIPLELFNCKKLVSLDLGANRLMGSIPKSISQLKLLDNLVLSNNRFSGPIPEEICSGFQKVPLPDSEFTQHYGMLDLSYNEFVGSIPATIKQCIVVTELLLRGNKVTGVIPHDISDLANLTLLDLSFNALTGPAVPKFFALRNLQGLILSHNQLTGAIPVDLGLLMPNLAKLDLANNWLTGSLAHWLTAFIHIQHEEPDLSRH, via the coding sequence ATGGCAACAATCTCTCTGGGGGATTACCTGGTTATCTGGGAGAGCTTCAGCTGGTTACGTTGGAACTGTCAAAAAAACAAGTTCTCCGGAAAAATTCCTGATCAACTGTGGGAGTCTAAAACCCTTATGGAGATATTGCTCAGCAACAATTTGCTTGCAGGTCAGCTTCCAGCTGCTCTTGCTAAAGTTTTGACATTGCAGAGGCTGCAGTGGGATAATAATTTCTTTGAAGGGACCATTCCGAGTAACATCGGAGAACTAAAAAATCTCACTAATTTGTCACTGCATGGAAACCAATTGACTGGAGAGATCCCTTTGGAACTTTTCAATTGTAAGAAGTTAGTATCCCTGGATCTGGGTGCAAACAGGCTTATGGGTTCAATTCCAAAATCTATATCACAGTTGAAACTGCTTGACAATCTGGTACTATCCAATAACCGATTCTCTGGTCCAATTCCTGAAGAGATCTGCTCTGGGTTTCAAAAGGTGCCCTTACCGGACTCTGAATTCACCCAGCACTATGGTATGCTTGATTTATCTTATAATGAGTTTGTGGGCTCCATACCAGCAACAATTAAGCAGTGCATTGTTGTGACAGAGCTACTGTTGCGGGGAAACAAGGTTACTGGTGTCATTCCTCATGATATTTCAGATCTGGCAAACTTAACCTTGCTTGATCTGTCTTTCAATGCTTTGACAGGGCCAGCTGTACCAAAGTTCTTTGCTTTGAGAAACCTTCAGGGGCTTATCCTTTCCCATAACCAGCTAACAGGAGCCATCCCTGTTGATCTGGGCTTGTTGATGCCAAACTTAGCTAAGCTTGATTTGGCAAACAACTGGCTCACTGGCTCACTGGCTCACTGGCTCACTGCCTTCATCCATATTCAGCATGAAGAGCCTGACCTATCTAGACATTAG